CCGTTTTGCGGCGCGGCGGCAAACACGCGGCTGGCCAGGCGGCTGAACGGCAGGCTTTGCAGCCACACCGTGCCCGGGCCGCTGAGCTTGGCGAAGAACAGGCCCTCGCCGCCGAACAGCGCGGTCTTGATCTTGCCGACGTACTGGATCTCGAAGTTGACGTTGGGCGTGAAGGCCACCACGCAGCCGGTGTCGACCATCAGCGTCTGGCCAGGCTGCAGCTCGCGCTTGACCACGGTGCCGCCGGCATGCACGAAGGCCAGGCCGTCGCCCTCGAGCTTCTGCATGATGAAGCCCTCGCCGCCGAAGAAGCCCACCGACAGCTTTTGCTGAAAGTAGATGCCCAGCGAGACGCCGCGCGCGGCGCACAGGAACGCGTCCTTCTGGCAGATCAGCATGCCGCCGAGCTGGCGCAGATCCATCGGGATGATCTTGCCCGGATAGGGCGCACCAAAGGCCACGCGCTGCTTTTGCGGCGCCTGGTTGGTGTAGACCGTGGTGAACAGCGATTCGCCGGTGATCAGGCGCTTGCCGGCGCCCAGCAGCTTGCCGAAGAAGCCGCCGCCCTGGCTGGCACTGCCGTCACCGAAGACGGTGTCCATGCCGATGCCGGCGTCCATGAAGAACAGGCTGCCGGCCTCGCCGACCGCGGCCTCGCCGGGGTCGAGCTCGACCTCGACGAACTGCATTTCAGAGCCCTTGATCTCGTAGTCGACGACATCCATGGCCATGTTGGGTTGCTCCTGTAGAACCGTGGTGAAACCGGCTGCGGCCGGCGGACGGGCGCGATGGTAACCAAAGCGCCGCCGCCGCCGATGACGCCCCCCGACAGGCTGCATCGCCGGTCCGCCGGATTGCGCAGCCAGATGCACCGGCTGCGGCCCGGGACGGCCTGAGCCACCGGCCTGAACTGCCGGCGCGGGCAGAGCGATCAGGGGCTCGCCCGGGCGCCCGCCAGCGGCGCGCCAGGCCGCATGAAGCCCACCAGGGCCACGGCGGCCAGCGCGGCCGCCAGACCGAAACGCGGCGCCCAGTCGATCATCAGGCCGGTGACGGCCGGTGCCAGCATGCCGCCGGCGGTGTAGGCCAGCACCAGCACCGCGGTGCTGTCGACCAGCGCCACGCCCTGGCCCTGGCCGGTGTGGCGGTGGCCGATCTCCACCATCGACAAGGTGTACAGCGCCGCGCCGGCCGCGCCCCAGGCCACCACCAGCGGCCAGGCCAGCCAGGCACCGCCGGGCAGCGACACCCACGGCACCAGCAGCGCGCCCAGCAGGCAGGCCGCCACGCAGCTGCGGCGCATGGCCTCGACCGACCAGCGGTCGGCCAGCTCGCCGGCCGGCGCCGCCGCCAGCGTGCTGCCCAGGCCCGACACGGTGACCAGCAGCGCCGCGGCGGCCTGGCTCCAGCCCAGCGACAGGCCCCACAGCGGCAAGGCACCCGACAGGCCGGCCTCGAAGAAGCCGCCGACGAAGCCGGTGGCCATCACCACCGGCATGCCGCGCAGCGCTGCCAGCGTGCCCTGCAGGGCCTGGGCCAGGCCCGGGCGCGGCGCTGGGGTGGCCGCGCCGTCGGGTGCATCGCCCGCCGCGGCGGCCGCCAGCTCGGGGGCCTGGATGCCGAACATCATCACCAGGCCCAGCACGGTCAGCAGCAGCGCCATCCAGCCGGCCTGGTGGGCCGACCAGCCCCGCGCCAGCAAAGCCGCCAGCAGCGCCGGCCCGACCATGAAGGTGGCGCCGATCATGGTCGAGAACAGGCCCATCATGCGGCCACGGTGCGCCGCCGGCGCCAGCCGCGCCACCAGCGACTCGGACAACACCCAGCGCAGCGCCGCGGCCATGCCCGAGGCCGCGTACAGCAGCGCCCACAGGCCGAGCTGGCTGCTGGCCTGGATGCCGGCCAACGCCACCACCGGCACCACGCCGCTCAGCAGCAGCGCGCGCCGGGTGCCCAGCGCCCGCACCACGGTGGACGCAAAAGGCGTGGCCACCAGCACGCCGGCCCAGTTGAGCGCGGCAAAGGCCCCGGCGGCCGTGCTGTCGAGCCCGCGCGCCTTCAGCTGAAACAGCATCAGCGGCGCAAACACGAAGATGCCGCACAGCTCGAAGAACGTGGCGCCGAACAGCGCCACCAGGCTGCGCCGCGGCGCCGCCGTGCCAGATCCGGGCATGCTCAGCGCGGCGCCTCGTGGAACACCCAGTTCGTGCCCTGGTTGCTGATCTCGAAATACACGCGCTTCTCGTCGCCGTCGACCGTGCCGTTGAGGTTCTCGTCGAGCACGCCGTAACCGTAGCGGTAGTTGCGCGGCAGGTTGTCCTCGGTGCCGTAGGCGGTGGACAGCTTGTCGATCTTCAGGAAGCGCTTGACCACCTTGTCGCCGCTGTAGACCTCGAGCACGCCGTTGGTGCCGGTCCAGTTCTGGATGCTGCGGCGGATCTCGTTTTGCTTTTCCTGCGTGCAGCCGGTGGCCAGCAGCGCGGCCAGGCCCAGCAGTGCGGGCATCACGCCATGGCGGTTCATCGCGTGCCCTCGTCCTTGGTGCCGAAGATCTTGTCACCCGCGTCGCCCAGGCCCGGGATGATGTAGCCCACCTCGTTGAGGTGGCTGTCGATGGCCGCCGTCCAGCAGCGCACATCAGGGTGGGCGGCATTGAGCGCGGCGATGCCCTCGGGCGCGGCCACCAGCACCAGCGCGCGGATGTCCTTGCAGCCGCGCGCCTTGAGCAGGCTGACGGTGGCGATCATCGAGCCGGCGGTGGCCAGCATCGGGTCGATGATGATGGCGGTGCGCTCGTCGAGCTGACCGACGAACTTCTCGAAGTAGTTCACCGGCTGCAGGGTCTCGTGGTCGCGCGCCAGGCCGACCACGCTGACCTTGGCGTTGGGCACCAGGTCGAGCACGCCGTCCAGCATGCCCAAGCCGGCGCGCAGGATGGGCACCACGGTGACCTTGCGGCCGGCGATCTGCTCCACCTCGGTGGGGCCGCTCCAGCAGTCGATGGTGGTCTTTTCGAGCGGAAAGTCGGCGGTGGCCTCGTAGGCCAGCAGGCGCGCCAGCTCATGGGTGAGCTCGCGGAACTTCTTGGTGGAGATGTCGGCCTCGCGCAGCAGGCCGATCTTGTGGCGCACGAGCGGGTGTTGGACAGCGGTCACGGACATGGCAGGCAGCCTTGGGGTCAACGGGTTGCCAACGAGTGTAGCCACCGCCACATGGCGGGCCGGCGCGTCACAGGGCCTCCAGCAGGGCCGGCAGCAGGCTGGCAGCGGCCATCGCGGCGGCCGGCCGGGGCGGCCGTGCGCGCGCGCGGGGGGGGCGATGGGCGCCGGCTCAGCCTCTCAGGCAGGGCGGCCGCTGGCATCTCCGGCATCGGTCGGGGCGCCGTCCGGCTCGTCCGCCGGGCCGTCCGTCGGCTCATCGCCCGGCTCGTTGTCCGCGTCGTGATCCGCGTCGTGGTCCGTGTCGTCGTCCGCGTCGTGGTCCGATTCGGCCTGCTCGTCGGCCAGCCCGGCCGCCGTCGAGGCGGGCTCGGCAGCCAGGCGGCGCTGGCGCAGTGCCTCGTACAGGCACACGCCGGCGGCCACCGAGACGTTCAGGCTCTCCACCGCGCCGCTCATCGGAATGCTCACCAGCTCGTCGCAGGTCTTGCGCGTGAGCTGGCGCATGCCCGGGCCTTCGGCGCCCATCACCAGGCACACCGGGCCGCTGAGGTCCAGGTCATAGAGCGTGCGCTCGGCGTCGTCGGACAGGCCGATGATGCGGATGTCGCGCTCCTTCAGCTCGTTGAGGCAGCGCGCCAGGTTGGTGACCATCAGGTAGGGCATGGTCTCGGCCGCGCCGCTGGCCACCTTGGCCACGGTGGCGTTCAGGCCCACCGCGTGGTCCTTGGGCGCCACCACCGCATGGGCACCGGCGCCGTCGGCCACGCGCAGCACCGCACCCAGGTTGTGCGGGTCGGTCACGCCATCGAGCGCCAGCACCAGCGGCGGGCCATCCACGCCGTCAAGCACGTCGTCCAGCGAGTGGCTGCGCGCCACCGCGTTGACGCGGGCCACCACGCCCTGGTGGCGCGGGCTGCCGGCCAGGCGGATCAGGCGCTGGTCATCGCTGTCAACCAGCTTGGCGCCGGCGGCCTGGGCTCTCTCGACGAACTGCCGCATGCGCGCGTCGCGCCGTGTGGCATCGACATGGATCTCGATGATGGATTGCGGGGCGGTCTTCAACCGCACGGTAACGGCATGGAAGCCGAACAGGACCTGGGCGCTCATGGTGCGACTGTAGCGGCTGCGCACCGCCAGTGTGCCGGTGCTGCACCAGCGCCGCGCCGGCGTGACCAGACGCGCCGGCGCGGTGGGGCGCGCCGGCGGGCGCGTGGCCACTCGGTGCTGCTCAGCGCCGCGCCATGCCTGCCAGCATCAGCGCGCCCAGCAGCAGCGGCTGATGCAGCATGTAGACCGTGAGCGGCCGCTGGCCCAGCCAGCGCAGCGGCCGGCTCCAGCCCGGGGCGGCCCCCAGCAGCCACGGCGGGCGCCGGGCGCGCAACCAGTGGCCGGCGGCCAGGCCCCACAGCATCACGCCCAGCCAGGGCAGCACGGGCACCCAGTCTTCGGTGATGGGCTTGCGCGTGACCAGGCCCAGCCAGTTGCCCAGCCGGTTGTCCAGGGCGGCAAAGCCCAGCCCGTGCGGCAGCAACAGCGCCAGTGCGCCGGCCGGCCACAGCCAGGCCGTGCGGCCCGGCGCCAGGGCCCCGGCACAGCGCACCAGCAGCAGCATCAGCGCCATGCCGTGCAGCACGCCAAAGCTGATCCAGCTGCGCGGAAACATCAGCGCCGAGCCGGCAGATACCGCCAGCGCACAACCCGCCACCTGTGCCCAGCGCCGCCAGAAGCGCGGCCAGCCCTGCCCGCCCGCGGCGGCCAGGGCCTGGCCCATGCCGGCACACAGCAGAAACAGGCTCACGATGGCCGTGCGCTGCCAGGTCCAGAACGGGTCGCGGTAGAAGTCTTGCGGCGGCGCCAGCCAGCGCAGGTGGTTGAGGTCGAACGCGAAGTGGTAGGCCACCATCCACACGATGGCGGCACCGCGCAGCGCGTCTAGCCGGTCGGCGCGGCGCGGGTCAGACACGGCAGGGGTTGGGGCGAGGCATGGCGCCGGCACTGTACGCCAGCCGCCGGCCACTGCCGCGCCCCGGGCACGCCGCCCGACGGCCGGCTGGCCGACCGACCGGCGACCGCCGGCCGTCAATCAGCTCTCAGACCGCCGTTCAGGCGCTGGCGCGTCCGGCTGCCGCAAGGGGCGCACGCCACCGCCGCCGGCCCAGGCCCAGCAGCAGCGCCGCGCCCAGCCACAGCGCGGGCGTGGCGGGCTCGGGCACGGCGCTCAGGCTCAGCGTGTCGTGGCCGCCCTGGATCAGCACGCTGGCGCCACCATTGATGAAGCCGAGGCCTGCAAACGGGTGATAGAACACGCCCGACACCTGCACCGCCGACGACAGGAAGCTGTTGCCTGCCACCGGCGCCAGCACACCGCCGAGTTGCGCGCCCAGGGTCGGCGCGCCGCCAAAGGCGGGGTCGGGGTAGCTGTAGGTGAAGACCTGCGCCCCGCTCATGCTGGCCACCAGGATGGGCGTGGCCGCATGCGTGGCCACGGCGATGCCCTGGCTGTCGAAGCCGAAGCTCGAGACGCCCGGCACCGCATACATCGAGACCGTGGCCTGCGTGGTGTAGCCCGCCGCCGCCGCCGGCTGCACGCCCAGCAGATCAAACTGGATGTACAGCGTGTAGTCGCTGCCCAGGCCGGTGGGGGTGAGCATGCCGCCCGCCTGCTGCGCCGTGTCGACGATCAGGAAGCCATGCTCCTGCCACAGCGAATTGCCTTGCGCATCGGGTGCGCCAAAGTCGATGCGCGACACCTCGCCGCCGGTCAGTGTGCTGGTCTCGAAGGCGCTGCCGCCCAGGCCCAGCGCCGTCGGGTCGAACTGCACCGTGGCCTGGGCACCGCCCAGCGCCAGCGCCAGGCATGCCGCGACCGCAGCCTTGCACAGGCCCATGAACCCCTGTTGTGATGCCGACATGTCCAGACGCTCCCTGTGATTGATATGACGTTTTGATGTCACTCAGCCTATGCAAGAGCCGTGCAGATGGCACCACCCATTTGCCGGGGGTGCCTGTGGCCGAAGTCACAACAGTCGGGTCTGAGCCAGCGGCCTGCGCACCGGCAGGCCTGCCTGCGAGTGCCCACCTACAATGCGCCCCGCCGTCCGCGTCGGCAGCCCGCACCGGCTGCACCCCGGCGCGGCATCTGCCCGTAGCTCAACTGGATAGAGCAGCTGCCTTCTAAGCAGGTATTCGCCCTATGGAGAATGTCCAATAATCCGGGGTCTGTCCAAAAACATTCCCGACTGACCGTAGCTCAACCGGATAGAGCACTTGCCTTCTAAGCAAGGGGTTGCCCGTTCGATTCGGGCCGGTCAGGCCACACAATCCGCCCGAGCCGGGACAGTGGAGGCACACCGCAGCGGCCGAGCGGGTGCGATCCGGACGCCTCGCGCGATCGTCCCGGCTCACCCGCTGAGCCAGCCGCGCCCTACCCTGTCGCAATGTCTGGTGCCCCGTCCCGCCCTGTTGAAATCCGCCCCTGCTGGCGCTGCCGCTGTTATGCCGGCCTGGCCGCGCAGGGCACTGCGGCGCTGTGCTCGCGCCCGGGCTGCTGCCGCGTGCGCTCATGGCCGGCCACCGGCTGCGATGCGTGGGAGCGCGAGCCGGGCGCGGATGATGAGCCGTGGGCGCCGCCGGGGTATGCGGGCGGGCAGCCCGGCGTGCAGGTGGTGCTGAGAGTCGCCGGGCTGTAGTCCAATAGACCACACAAGTCGCTCGGGATTGCTTGCACACTGTAATCCGATGGCCTACAGTACATCCATCGCAGCAACACCGCTGCGACCCGGGCCCCAGGCAGTGGGCGGAGAAACTGAAATGACCAACGCATTCACCATCGACACCGACAGCGCCCTCGTCGAGGAGATCATCAATGCGGCCCTGCCGCACCTCCCGAGCGCCACGCTGGCCTATGACAGCGATGGCGATCTGGCTGGCGTCGTGTACTTCGCCGACGAGACGCGCCGGCACTATGCGGCTGACGTAGACGCGCTCCGCGCCCTCATCGAGGTGGTCAAGGACACCCACGGCAAAGACAGCTACTCGATCTGGTGCAGCCAGACTGCCCCTGACGCCGAGGGCGAAAACGAGGCTGATGTGATGGCCGAGATGGACTGGACCGCCTGACCATGACCAACCACCCCGGCCGCAAGCCGGGGTCTGCCCCGCGCATGACCCCGACCGAACTCGCTGACCTGCAGCAGCGATCCGCGTTGCCCGATGAGCGCATCGCCGAGCTGGCCGGCACGTCGGCGGCCACCTGGCGGCAGTACCTGGCGGGCGCCCGGCCAATGCCCTACAG
This portion of the Aquabacterium sp. OR-4 genome encodes:
- a CDS encoding TIGR00266 family protein, with protein sequence MAMDVVDYEIKGSEMQFVEVELDPGEAAVGEAGSLFFMDAGIGMDTVFGDGSASQGGGFFGKLLGAGKRLITGESLFTTVYTNQAPQKQRVAFGAPYPGKIIPMDLRQLGGMLICQKDAFLCAARGVSLGIYFQQKLSVGFFGGEGFIMQKLEGDGLAFVHAGGTVVKRELQPGQTLMVDTGCVVAFTPNVNFEIQYVGKIKTALFGGEGLFFAKLSGPGTVWLQSLPFSRLASRVFAAAPQNGGSREQGSVLGGLAGGGLIGGILGGGDDE
- a CDS encoding MFS transporter; the protein is MPGSGTAAPRRSLVALFGATFFELCGIFVFAPLMLFQLKARGLDSTAAGAFAALNWAGVLVATPFASTVVRALGTRRALLLSGVVPVVALAGIQASSQLGLWALLYAASGMAAALRWVLSESLVARLAPAAHRGRMMGLFSTMIGATFMVGPALLAALLARGWSAHQAGWMALLLTVLGLVMMFGIQAPELAAAAAGDAPDGAATPAPRPGLAQALQGTLAALRGMPVVMATGFVGGFFEAGLSGALPLWGLSLGWSQAAAALLVTVSGLGSTLAAAPAGELADRWSVEAMRRSCVAACLLGALLVPWVSLPGGAWLAWPLVVAWGAAGAALYTLSMVEIGHRHTGQGQGVALVDSTAVLVLAYTAGGMLAPAVTGLMIDWAPRFGLAAALAAVALVGFMRPGAPLAGARASP
- the upp gene encoding uracil phosphoribosyltransferase, which gives rise to MSVTAVQHPLVRHKIGLLREADISTKKFRELTHELARLLAYEATADFPLEKTTIDCWSGPTEVEQIAGRKVTVVPILRAGLGMLDGVLDLVPNAKVSVVGLARDHETLQPVNYFEKFVGQLDERTAIIIDPMLATAGSMIATVSLLKARGCKDIRALVLVAAPEGIAALNAAHPDVRCWTAAIDSHLNEVGYIIPGLGDAGDKIFGTKDEGTR
- a CDS encoding heparan-alpha-glucosaminide N-acetyltransferase; protein product: MSDPRRADRLDALRGAAIVWMVAYHFAFDLNHLRWLAPPQDFYRDPFWTWQRTAIVSLFLLCAGMGQALAAAGGQGWPRFWRRWAQVAGCALAVSAGSALMFPRSWISFGVLHGMALMLLLVRCAGALAPGRTAWLWPAGALALLLPHGLGFAALDNRLGNWLGLVTRKPITEDWVPVLPWLGVMLWGLAAGHWLRARRPPWLLGAAPGWSRPLRWLGQRPLTVYMLHQPLLLGALMLAGMARR